tgtgtatggtaatatgtgcacttaagtcggtgtaccaccacccagtccctcttagttatttttaagactttattactagggaccaggtggtggtgcacctggctgagcatacatgttacaaagcgtaaagacttgggttcaagcctctgtccctacctgtagggggagagctttgctagtggtgaagcagtgctgcaggtgtctctctgtctccttctctatcaccaccttccctttcaatttctggctgtctctatccaataaacaaatttttttaaaaaatttttaaaaaatacttttttactgAGTCCAAAATCCAGGCGAGAGAGAGTGCTGTGGTAGTGCACCATACTGCGATGCCTCAGGTAATAGGCACAATCCTTTGCACCTCTGTAaatcagaactaagcagtgctctgatctcactATCtctaaagatttaattttttttaaatcactgttttCTAATAAACTATTTCTTTACAATGAAGTCCAGACTGAAATGTCTCCATTATGTTCTTGATGATAGTCTTCAAGACTGAACCAAACAGGCACATCCCTGTGGTATTTTCTTTATATCTCACAAAGTTCTTTAAGTTTCATGATATAATAATGTGTATTAAGAATCTAattgtagggggtcgggcggtggcgcagtgggttaagcgcatgtggcgcaaagcgcaggaaccggcgtaaggatcccggttcgagcccccggctccccacctgcaggggaatcgcttcacaggcggtgaagcaggtctgcaggtgtctatctttctctccctttctctgtcttcccctcctctctccatttctctctgtcctatccaacaacgaattgcgtcaacaagggcaataataataaccacaatgaagctacaacaagggcaacaaaaggggggggggaatggcctccaggagcggtggattcatggtgcaggcactgagcccagcaataaccctggaggaggagaaaaaaaaaaaagaatctaattgttctgggggaccaggcagtagtgcaccgggttaaacacagatggcgcaaagtgcaaggacctctctcaatttctctctgtcctatccaacaacaatgacagcaacaacaacaacgataaacaagggcaacaaaagggaaaaaatagcctccaggagcagtggatttgtagcgcaggcactgagccccaccctggaggttaaaagaaaaaggaggggtagggcagtagcgcagtaggttaagcgcacgtgatgcaaagcacaaggaccagcggaaggatcctggttcaagcccatggctccccacctgcaggggagtcgcttcacaggcggtgaggcaggtctgtaggtctttctctcccccctctctcttcccctcctctctccatttttctctgtcctatctaacaatgacatcaataatgataataatgaccacaacaatggtaaaacaaccagggtaacaaaagggaaaaaatggcctccaggagcagtggattcattgtgcaggcaccgagccccggcaataatcctggaggcaaaaaaaaaaaaagaaagaaaaatctagttGTTCCCTGGGTAGACTACCTAACCAGTATGTCTTGGAACCTTGCTGCTTcataaccctgccccactaaggaaagatagaagcaggctgggggtatgaatcaacttggcgaactcccaccttctgcaccccaaaaataattttgatccatactcccagtagatgAGAaatgttttgttatctttatttattagatagacatccagaaattgagaggaatgggggcagaggtagatagcataatggttatgcaaacagactctcatgcctgggctccaaagtcccaggttgaatcccctgcaCCCACTGTAagtcataagtcagagctgagcaatgctctgatagaaaaaaaaaaaaaaaaaaggaggaagatagggagagacgcagccctgcttcaccattcacaaagctttccctcttggaggtgggggggggggctgggggcttgaacctgggtccttgtacatgcaacatgtctgctcaaccaggtgtaccactgcctggccctcctacagtttttttcctcttattttatgcatatagacagaagttgaaagggaaggggaagataaagacacttgtatccctgctttaccattcacgaagctttcctcctgcatatggggagctaggagcttgaatctgggtccttgagcattgtaacatctatactcaatcaggtgcaccaccactcagccctgataCCTACAGTTATACTTTTTAAAACTAGATAAGACATGAAAACGAACCATGCTTCCTAGGACCCTATAGGCTTAAGCAGCACACATAGACTAATGTGATTTGACCTGAGGGCAAAAGAAAGAACTATGCTACTTATTCAAATAGTTACATTAATAGGAGCCTTGAAATTAGATTTCAGTTATGCAGAGTAGTTCCCAGAGACACCATCAATAAAAGATTACATTGCTAATATTTGTtgatttttctgttgtttttccaTTTATTAGGGCAAACAAATTCAGTCACCATGAGTTGGAGCTTTCTGACTCGCTTGCTAGAGGAGATCCACAATCATTCCACATTTGTGGGGAAGATCTGGCTTACTGTGTTGATTGTCTTTCGGATTGTCCTTACAGCTGTAGGAGGAGAGTCCATCTATTATGATGAACAGAGCAAATTTGTGTGCAACACAGAGCAGCCAGGCTGCGAGAATGTCTGCTATGATGCTTTTGCACCCCTCTCCCATGTGCGCTTTTGGGTATTCCAGATCATCCTGGTGGCAACTCCCTCAGTGATGTACCTGGGCTACGCCATTCATAAGATAGCTAAAATGGAGCATGGTGAAGCAGACAAGAAGACAGTTCGGAGCAAACCCTATGCAATGCGTTGGAAACAACACCGAGCTCTAGAAGAAACAGAAGAGGACCATGAAGAGGACCCCATGATGTATccagaaatggaattagaaagtgaaaaagaaaataaagaccagAATCAGCCTAAACCCAAGCATGATGGCAGACAGCGGATTCGGGAGGATGGACTCATGAAAATCTATGTGCTGCAGTTACTGGCAAGGACCGTATTTGAGGTGGGTTTTCTGATTGGTCAGTATTTTCTATATGGCTTCCAAGTCCACCCATTTTATGTATGCAGCAGACTTCCTTGCCCTCATAAGATAGACTGCTTTATTTCTAGACCCACTGAAAAGACCATCTTCCTACTGATAATGTATGGTGTTACAGGCCTTTGCCTATTGCTAAATATTTGGGAGATGCTCCATTTAGGGTTTGGGACCATTCGAGACTCACTCAATAGTAAAAGGAGGGAACTAGAAGATCCGGGTGCTTATAATTATCCTTTCACTTGGAATACACCATCTGCTCCCCCTGGCTATAACATTGCCGTCAAACCAGATCAAATTCAGTACACTGAACTGTCCAATGCTAAGATTGCCTACAAGCAAAACAAGGCCAACATTGCCCAGGAACAACAGTATGGCAGCCATGAGGAGAACCTCCCAGCTGACCTGGAGACTCTACAGCAAGAGATCAGAATGGCTCAGGAACGCCTGGATTTAGCAATTCAGGCCTACAACCACCAAAACAACCCCCATGCTCCCCAGGGGAAAAAAGCCAAAGTTGGTTCCAAAGCTGGGTCCAACAAAAGCAGTGCTAGTAGCAAATCAGGGGATGGGAAGACCTCCGTCTGGATTTAATCTTGGCCAGGCTTAAAACTTGTGCTTTTCATAGTTTATGGTAAGCAACGGCTCACTGAATAATGACTTCCATTGAGTAAACATTTGGCTCTGGTTATCTTCAGGGATGCTGTTGGCTCATGATCCAAGCTCAGGGGACTCTGAAGATGGGGCTGgaacaaaggggagagaaagggaaacacagtgTTCCTCCTCATATGTTCCATCATAATACAATTGCAGAACTTTACATTTGTGTCTTCCAGATCTGGAAAAGAACAGATATATTTAAATCATTCTTGTTGAACAGTTTTTGTATGTACAGTATTatggtacctttttttttttagtatgaaaACTTTGTTTTTGTATTTGTATATTGGACCACTGTAGTTACACTTTTATATTAAAGGGGGAAAATCCTTATAGGTAACGCCTATCAGGCTAACGTTATTACTTCGCTCATCAAATTACAGCCTGGGTTTAATGTTTTAATAGATAACTATACTTAACAAAAGTGCCTCATGTTGAAGGGAGGATTTCAGGTATGTAAGAAGACAAAGGAAAGGATATTAGCTTTTAATTTTGGAAAGAGTATACAGTAGAATGAGGTTGAGATCTTCACTACTTgagaaattttttaaagtcattcaTATGCCCAGTGTTGTATTCAGTCTTTGAAAACCAACTTACATTTTCAACAGAGAAAAATGATTCACTGCAGAATTTCTATAAATATCAAGCATTGCCAATATATGCTTTAATgatgatgtatatatatataatttaagttTTGTGTAAGGTGTTCCTGAAGGGTATGGAGACCCTGACTGGAGTTgtactatttattcccttatcACAATGCAAATCCACACTTGGAAAATGAGCTGATAGGATGTTTAATTGTAGACCTGTTTGACTTGCTTTAAAGCTTTATCCAGAAACCTGCTTTTCTCTGGTTTCTCAAGAAGCCAGTGATGGATGGAAATACAAAAATCCCCTTGTAGgctaagaattcttttttaaaaagagaaaaaaaaaaaaaaaaaacactacagatGGCAGAGACCTAAGTTCAAATTCCATATTTTTCAATAATTTACCATGGAACTTATGTAACTCTggcaatgtaattttttttacctAGAATGGCAGTCGGGTCTGTGAATCTGTCTGTAAATAGATCTAGAAAGAATTTCAGTATTTACTCCCTACATGCATATCTGTTTGTCACTGACAAGCACTAATATTCACATAACACTCATAACTTGGAgtattttatttacctttttcagCCGTTTATTTTAGAGAGCTTTCCTCTTCCTGTCATTGTTAAACATCATTTCTTATAATTTGTGAGTTTCTAAGTAAGAACTTGGTAAAGATTTAAAGGAAGGAGCCTTTACTTCATAAAGGAGCATTCATTTCATTTGGGATGTTTCACTCTTATAAAAGCTATTATAAACCATCTCTGACTTTGAAATTCCATAAATTTTTTCTAATGTCTTgtttttaacattaattttttttttatttaggtgaATCTTAGAACAATATCCTTTTTCCCCTGTTGTTCTCCattgcatttctctgtctctgccatcaaaaaagaaACTCATTAGGAAATGGAAACTTATCTTCTAGGCATACATTTTacctttattttgcttttttttaatacttaatttTAGTCTAGAGAAATTTCTCAGAATATCTAAACATCTTAAGCAAAACGAAAACTTGGATGGGGCCAAAGGGAAAATTTTGCAAAATGATATGCATGTGTATATTTAGGATAATTAATAGACAAGTACAGTTTCAATGAAACCAAGTATTAAATAAGGAAATTCATACAATTATTATAAGAAACAGGCAAGATTTTCAAAGCCTAAATGAAACAAAGACAAAGAACTAGACATTATCATTAGTGCTTCAAGCATATTTCTCAATTGAAGGACAGAAAATACACATACACTCATGTCCATCTATTCAGAGCCTAAAGGAGAACAGAGTTGCTTCGCCAGAGGAAAGGTTGCAGATTTGAGAGTGTTGGAGAGAGGAGTCAAGCAGAAATGCCAAGCAAAGACATTTGGTGCCAGAAGCATCCACTTAGTTTCTACAAAACAGTGCTCCTGGCATTTAATCTGATGAGAATGTTATCTTTCATGTCTGGATAATTCTTTGACTTCTTAAAAtatatggaaagatattccaagtCACTTTCCATGTGCACACAGTTGTAAAAGCTATTTTTATTCTCTTCCTAACTTTCTATTATCACATGAACTTCCCAGCTCTGTTTTCTTGGTacatttctttcagtttttgaACATACAAGTTTGCCAAAGCCATTTTTTCCTAATGATTTATGGGCCTACATAAAGAAAATGATACTATCACCGTCTACCTATAATTGTGTCTACACTGAATCTATAAAAATACTGTTCCAGGTAGTTGTAAAACGTGGTAGGTTTTTTATTTTCCATCAAAAGCTTATTTTCTTGAATTGTCATATAAAACATGTTCTGTTATATATGACacttgtggttttttgtttgtttttaatcagtattgctcagctctggcttatggtggtgtggggaattgaacctgggactttagagccttagacatgagattctctttgcataaccattatgctatctacccccacccacactTGCTTCTCTAAATAGAAGTTGTTTGCTCACTCCTTCATAATAGTATATTATCAGCAGCATGTTTATGTTTCTTAGTATATTACTAGATTTAGTCAGATGTAGTATATTTATTGGTCATCTttgttaaaatttattatctgAAGAAATTATTTCAAATTTGAGGAAAAGTTAGCATTTTCCCTAGAGAAGTGTTAATGTTCACC
Above is a window of Erinaceus europaeus chromosome 12, mEriEur2.1, whole genome shotgun sequence DNA encoding:
- the GJC1 gene encoding gap junction gamma-1 protein — its product is MSWSFLTRLLEEIHNHSTFVGKIWLTVLIVFRIVLTAVGGESIYYDEQSKFVCNTEQPGCENVCYDAFAPLSHVRFWVFQIILVATPSVMYLGYAIHKIAKMEHGEADKKTVRSKPYAMRWKQHRALEETEEDHEEDPMMYPEMELESEKENKDQNQPKPKHDGRQRIREDGLMKIYVLQLLARTVFEVGFLIGQYFLYGFQVHPFYVCSRLPCPHKIDCFISRPTEKTIFLLIMYGVTGLCLLLNIWEMLHLGFGTIRDSLNSKRRELEDPGAYNYPFTWNTPSAPPGYNIAVKPDQIQYTELSNAKIAYKQNKANIAQEQQYGSHEENLPADLETLQQEIRMAQERLDLAIQAYNHQNNPHAPQGKKAKVGSKAGSNKSSASSKSGDGKTSVWI